One window of Dyadobacter sandarakinus genomic DNA carries:
- a CDS encoding cysteine desulfurase family protein, with product MEIYCDNAATTPLDPEVIETILPFLIQNFGNPSSTHWAGRRVKEVVNQARKSVAKLLNASPDEIFFTSGATEAINLAISGAIAAYDIDHVITSRIEHKAVLQTILQQEKKGGIKTSFVKLDERGNADLHDLENLLRANPRTLICLMHGNNEIGNLTYVRAVSSLARDFDAIFFTDTTQTIGKQQLDLGETHIDLLAGSAHKFHGPKGAGFIYINKKHTIPAQIFGGGQEHGQRGGTEHVSGIAGLAKALEVACRDMAVNHEKVSALKQYLIRKLAICGVDGIGYNGESSSPERSLANILSVSFPCPATGSLVKSLDQLGIAVSGGSACSSQGSSHVISALPHQPDKEHVRFSFSKFNTFDEVDHIVQAIAGIYRANPVQKTNQSRFHFELTH from the coding sequence ATGGAAATCTATTGTGACAATGCCGCCACGACTCCGCTTGATCCGGAAGTCATTGAAACAATCCTGCCGTTTTTAATCCAAAACTTCGGTAATCCCTCGTCCACGCACTGGGCTGGGCGGAGAGTAAAAGAGGTGGTGAACCAGGCGCGTAAAAGCGTAGCCAAACTTTTGAATGCTTCTCCGGACGAAATCTTCTTTACTTCGGGCGCTACGGAGGCGATCAATCTTGCAATTTCGGGTGCGATTGCAGCCTATGACATCGATCATGTAATTACCAGCCGGATCGAGCACAAGGCCGTGCTGCAGACCATTTTGCAGCAAGAGAAAAAAGGCGGCATCAAAACCAGCTTTGTAAAGCTCGACGAACGTGGAAATGCAGACCTTCACGACCTTGAAAACCTCCTGCGTGCGAATCCGCGTACGCTCATTTGCCTGATGCATGGCAACAATGAAATCGGAAATCTTACGTATGTCAGGGCAGTCAGCAGCCTCGCCCGGGACTTTGATGCGATTTTTTTCACGGACACAACGCAGACCATCGGCAAGCAGCAGCTTGACCTTGGGGAGACGCACATAGATTTGCTGGCAGGTTCCGCGCATAAGTTTCACGGTCCCAAGGGTGCCGGGTTTATTTACATTAATAAAAAACATACAATCCCTGCGCAGATTTTCGGCGGCGGGCAGGAGCATGGACAAAGAGGCGGGACGGAGCATGTATCCGGCATTGCCGGCCTGGCAAAAGCATTGGAAGTAGCCTGCCGCGACATGGCTGTCAACCATGAAAAAGTCTCTGCATTGAAACAATACCTGATCCGCAAGCTGGCAATATGCGGCGTGGATGGCATTGGTTACAATGGCGAAAGCAGCTCGCCGGAACGTAGCCTGGCCAACATCCTCAGCGTGTCGTTTCCCTGTCCGGCCACGGGCAGTCTGGTAAAAAGCCTCGATCAGCTGGGCATTGCCGTTTCAGGCGGCAGTGCCTGTTCAAGCCAGGGCAGCTCGCACGTTATCAGTGCATTACCTCATCAGCCGGATAAGGAGCATGTCCGCTTTTCATTCAGCAAGTTCAATACCTTCGACGAGGTGGACCACATCGTGCAGGCAATTGCAGGCATTTACAGGGCGAACCCCGTTCAGAAAACCAATCAATCCCGCTTTCATTTTGAATTGACACATTAA
- a CDS encoding SusC/RagA family TonB-linked outer membrane protein, with protein sequence MKKNLVLIFFLLSFVQITLAQNINVSGRVTSKTDGEALPGVTILIKGTSKGTATDGEGRYVVEAAPGSVLTFSFIGLKTIELNVPENGRLDVQLENDETILQEVVVTALGIAKEKKSLGYAVQELQTKDLAEARENNLVNALSGKIAGVNITNSQGGMGSSRIVIRGETSIAGNNQPLFVVDGIPVDNSQLGAGANGSRDFANAIADINPNDIESISVLKGPNAAALYGSRASNGVILIKTKSGKGTQKGLGVSVNFGYTFDKLLVLPEYQNIYGQGTGGAFSYVNGKGGGVNDATDESWGPKMDGRLIPQFFSEGQPAPFVPHPDNVKNFFETGHTRTTGVSVSGSNEKFDYRFSFNNSKQTGVIPNTDISKNSFGVNTTFRLNEKLTLTTSANFIRNASDNLPGTSGRGSSVMLQFLWFGRQVNTELLKDYNKGGFDYNWNHSYYSNPYLLQYENTAEQRRDRFFGNVNLNYKITDWLTATVRTGNDYYNDKRKFKVAYGTNGTPFGSYTEDSYIVNENNTDFNFNFHKNVSEDFEVDWLVGGNLRSNFNEQNLQQAPKLAVAGLYTLNNSRDPLVSSNVLRKQKVYSAFSSAQIGFRNYAFLNLTARNDWSSTLPTGNNSYFYPSVNASLVLTDMFNIKSNVLTYVKIRGGWAEVGKDTDPYQLINTYPFNQPFGSAPLLTVSDVLLNSDLKPEITKSTEIGADVALFKNRVRLDLSYYNTDSYNQILRADVSPSTGYKQKLLNAGHINNKGFEAMLNVKAIETNSGFRWDVGVNYSRNRSKVIALDDEGFLNDYRLGTNGVTVYASKGLGYGALFGSAYARDASGQMIIGSTGIPAKDPTLKVLGHYTPKWIGGVTNSFSFKGFNLSVLIDTKQGGSIYSATNATGRYTGVLASTLPGRDAEHGGLSYYYPGNNKAGVAVQVANAAAAPSGAVVYDDGIIAPGVTTDGKPNTTIIPAERYYKGVYSNSAGINEASVLDASFIKLREVKLGYTVPQAFVSRFKLQSLIFSVYGRNLAFLQKKADNIDPETAFSTANTGQGLESLQLPTTSSYGFNVLIGF encoded by the coding sequence ATGAAGAAAAATTTAGTCCTGATTTTTTTCCTGCTCAGCTTTGTGCAAATAACACTTGCACAGAACATCAATGTATCCGGCAGGGTAACTTCCAAAACAGACGGTGAAGCGTTGCCGGGTGTAACCATTCTGATCAAAGGCACGTCCAAAGGCACCGCAACCGACGGGGAGGGCCGCTATGTTGTTGAAGCAGCACCCGGCTCGGTCCTGACATTCTCATTTATCGGTCTGAAAACGATTGAACTGAATGTGCCGGAAAACGGCAGGCTCGACGTGCAGCTGGAAAACGATGAGACCATTCTGCAGGAAGTGGTGGTCACAGCGCTGGGTATTGCCAAAGAGAAAAAATCACTGGGATATGCCGTACAGGAATTGCAGACCAAAGACCTCGCGGAAGCACGGGAGAATAACCTCGTAAATGCATTATCCGGTAAAATCGCCGGTGTCAACATAACAAATAGTCAGGGTGGGATGGGCTCGTCGCGGATCGTGATCCGGGGCGAAACTTCTATCGCAGGCAATAACCAGCCTTTGTTCGTGGTGGACGGGATTCCGGTGGATAATTCCCAGCTGGGTGCCGGCGCAAATGGCTCGCGGGACTTCGCAAATGCAATTGCCGACATCAACCCGAATGACATTGAGTCGATCAGTGTTCTGAAAGGGCCCAATGCGGCGGCGCTTTATGGCTCACGGGCTTCGAACGGAGTAATTTTGATTAAAACCAAATCCGGTAAAGGCACGCAGAAGGGCCTGGGTGTGAGTGTGAACTTTGGGTATACATTTGATAAGCTCCTGGTTTTGCCTGAATACCAGAACATTTACGGTCAGGGAACCGGCGGGGCATTTTCTTATGTCAACGGAAAAGGAGGCGGTGTCAATGATGCGACCGACGAAAGCTGGGGGCCAAAAATGGATGGAAGGCTGATCCCGCAATTTTTCTCAGAGGGCCAGCCGGCACCTTTTGTACCACATCCTGACAATGTCAAAAACTTTTTTGAAACCGGCCACACCCGCACCACCGGCGTGTCGGTTTCAGGCTCGAACGAGAAATTCGACTACCGGTTTTCGTTCAACAACAGCAAGCAGACCGGCGTGATCCCGAACACGGACATTTCCAAAAATTCCTTCGGCGTAAACACCACTTTCCGCCTGAATGAAAAGCTGACTTTGACGACCAGTGCCAACTTTATCAGAAATGCTTCCGACAACCTGCCGGGTACTTCGGGTCGCGGGAGCAGCGTTATGCTTCAATTTTTGTGGTTTGGACGGCAGGTGAATACGGAATTACTGAAAGATTATAATAAAGGCGGTTTTGATTACAACTGGAACCACAGCTATTACAGCAACCCCTATCTGCTGCAATACGAAAATACCGCCGAGCAGCGTCGCGACCGCTTTTTTGGCAATGTAAATCTGAACTACAAGATCACCGACTGGCTCACTGCCACCGTGCGCACCGGAAATGATTATTACAATGATAAGCGTAAATTCAAGGTGGCTTATGGTACAAATGGTACGCCTTTCGGCTCCTATACCGAGGACAGCTACATTGTGAATGAGAACAATACGGATTTCAATTTCAATTTCCACAAAAATGTCAGTGAAGATTTTGAGGTGGACTGGCTTGTCGGCGGTAACCTGCGGAGCAACTTCAATGAGCAGAACCTGCAGCAGGCGCCCAAGCTGGCCGTAGCCGGACTGTATACGCTGAACAATTCGCGCGATCCGCTGGTATCGTCCAATGTTCTGCGGAAACAAAAAGTATACAGTGCTTTCAGCTCGGCACAGATCGGTTTCCGGAATTACGCTTTCCTCAACCTTACTGCCCGGAATGACTGGTCGTCCACACTTCCGACCGGTAACAACTCATATTTTTATCCATCCGTCAATGCGAGTCTGGTGCTGACGGATATGTTTAATATCAAAAGCAATGTGCTGACTTACGTCAAGATACGCGGCGGCTGGGCCGAGGTAGGAAAGGATACCGATCCTTACCAGCTGATCAATACGTATCCTTTCAACCAGCCTTTCGGCAGCGCACCCTTGCTGACGGTCTCGGATGTACTGCTGAACTCGGACCTGAAACCGGAAATTACCAAATCGACGGAGATCGGGGCCGATGTGGCTTTGTTCAAAAACCGGGTCAGGCTGGATTTGAGCTACTATAATACCGACAGTTATAACCAGATCCTGCGCGCCGATGTGAGCCCGTCGACAGGTTACAAGCAAAAGCTGCTGAATGCCGGGCACATCAACAACAAGGGTTTTGAAGCGATGCTGAATGTTAAAGCCATTGAAACCAATTCGGGCTTCCGGTGGGATGTGGGAGTAAACTATTCAAGAAACCGCAGCAAGGTAATTGCATTGGACGACGAAGGCTTTTTGAACGATTACCGGCTGGGTACCAATGGCGTAACGGTTTATGCAAGCAAAGGATTGGGCTACGGTGCATTGTTTGGCTCGGCTTATGCGCGGGATGCATCGGGGCAAATGATCATCGGGTCGACGGGTATTCCTGCAAAAGACCCCACGCTCAAAGTGCTGGGACATTACACGCCCAAATGGATCGGCGGGGTAACCAACTCATTTTCTTTTAAAGGGTTCAACCTGAGTGTGCTGATTGACACCAAACAAGGCGGCTCGATTTACTCGGCTACCAATGCAACCGGCCGCTACACCGGCGTACTGGCGTCGACATTGCCGGGGCGAGATGCGGAGCACGGCGGGTTGTCCTACTATTATCCCGGAAATAACAAAGCCGGCGTAGCTGTGCAGGTTGCAAATGCGGCCGCCGCACCATCGGGCGCTGTGGTGTACGACGACGGGATTATTGCACCGGGCGTCACCACCGACGGCAAGCCGAATACGACCATCATCCCGGCAGAGCGCTATTACAAAGGCGTGTATAGCAACAGTGCGGGCATCAATGAAGCGAGTGTTTTAGACGCCTCATTTATCAAACTGCGCGAAGTGAAGCTGGGCTACACCGTTCCGCAGGCTTTCGTGTCCAGGTTCAAACTGCAAAGCCTGATCTTCTCGGTATACGGCCGGAACCTGGCTTTCCTGCAAAAGAAAGCAGACAATATCGACCCGGAAACTGCATTCAGCACGGCCAACACGGGGCAAGGACTGGAATCGTTACAGCTACCGACCACGAGTTCTTACGGATTCAATGTTTTGATCGGCTTTTAA